A genomic region of Methanosphaera sp. contains the following coding sequences:
- the rpl4p gene encoding 50S ribosomal protein L4, producing the protein MAKVNVYSLKGEVTDEIELPEIFEEAYRPDVIKRAVISSQTARIQPWGANPMAGKRTTAESFGSGRGVAMVPRVKGSSKAGFVPQAIGGRKAHPPRVNTIYHEKVNKKERVLAIRSAIAATADKDLVAERGHKVEDLEQVPFIVDDELETIKTAKETREIFKDLGIMDDILRAKKGRKIKSGKGKLRGRKYRTPKGPLVVVGNDRGIKLGARNHAGVEVVEVENINAELLAPGTHAGRLTIYTKSAIEKLADLFQQNRS; encoded by the coding sequence ATGGCAAAAGTTAACGTTTATTCATTAAAAGGCGAAGTCACTGACGAAATTGAACTCCCAGAAATATTCGAAGAAGCATACAGACCTGATGTTATTAAAAGAGCTGTAATTTCTTCACAAACTGCTAGAATTCAGCCATGGGGAGCAAACCCAATGGCAGGTAAAAGAACTACAGCAGAGTCTTTTGGTTCTGGTAGAGGAGTTGCAATGGTACCTCGTGTAAAAGGTTCATCAAAAGCAGGATTTGTACCACAAGCAATTGGTGGTAGAAAAGCTCACCCTCCACGAGTAAATACAATTTATCATGAAAAAGTAAACAAAAAAGAAAGAGTATTAGCAATTAGATCAGCAATTGCAGCAACAGCTGATAAAGATTTAGTAGCTGAAAGAGGTCACAAAGTAGAAGATCTTGAACAAGTACCTTTCATTGTTGATGATGAATTAGAAACCATTAAAACAGCTAAAGAAACCAGAGAAATCTTCAAAGATCTTGGTATCATGGACGATATCTTAAGAGCTAAAAAAGGAAGAAAAATCAAATCTGGTAAAGGAAAACTAAGAGGAAGAAAATACAGAACACCTAAAGGACCTCTAGTAGTTGTTGGTAACGACCGCGGAATTAAACTCGGAGCAAGAAACCATGCTGGAGTAGAAGTTGTTGAAGTAGAAAACATCAACGCTGAATTACTTGCACCAGGAACACACGCAGGAAGATTAACAATTTACACAAAATCTGCTATAGAAAAACTTGCAGATTTATTCCAACAAAATAGGAGTTAG
- a CDS encoding 50S ribosomal protein L23 produces the protein MDPYSVIIKPRLSEKTMNQIYDENKITFVVRKSANKRVIKTAFEELYEAKVTKVNTHITPRGEKVATIELDSSETAEDIALSLGIF, from the coding sequence ATGGATCCATATTCAGTAATAATCAAACCACGATTATCAGAAAAAACAATGAATCAAATTTATGATGAAAATAAAATTACATTTGTTGTTCGTAAATCTGCTAATAAAAGAGTAATCAAAACTGCATTCGAAGAATTATACGAAGCAAAAGTTACAAAAGTAAATACTCATATTACTCCTAGAGGAGAAAAAGTAGCTACTATTGAATTAGATTCATCTGAAACAGCTGAAGATATAGCTTTAAGTTTAGGTATATTCTAA
- a CDS encoding 50S ribosomal protein L2 gives MGKRLIIQRRGRGTPTYRSSSHRFRGKVAYRSYDKLEKEGCLKGIVTDIIHDPGRSAPVAVVKFENGEEKLVLAPESIAIDEEIVCGVTAPVEPGNTLPLSEIPEGTPVFNIENNPGDGGKFVRSSGTYASLITHDVGKTMIELPSGELKAFNPRSRATVGVVAGGGRKDKPFLKAGNRYHALKAKGKKMMTVRGVAMNAVDHPHGGGNRQHPGRPTTISRHAPAGRKVGSIAAKRTGKRR, from the coding sequence ATGGGAAAAAGATTGATTATTCAAAGAAGAGGTAGAGGAACTCCAACATATCGTAGTTCATCACACAGATTCAGAGGAAAAGTAGCATACCGTTCATACGATAAACTTGAAAAAGAAGGATGTTTAAAAGGTATAGTTACAGATATTATTCACGATCCTGGAAGATCAGCACCTGTTGCAGTAGTTAAATTCGAAAATGGTGAAGAAAAATTAGTTCTTGCACCAGAAAGTATTGCAATAGATGAAGAAATTGTATGTGGTGTAACAGCACCAGTAGAACCAGGAAACACATTACCATTAAGTGAAATTCCAGAAGGAACACCAGTTTTCAACATAGAAAACAACCCTGGAGACGGTGGAAAATTCGTTAGATCATCTGGAACATATGCTTCATTAATTACACACGATGTTGGTAAAACAATGATTGAATTACCATCAGGTGAATTAAAAGCATTCAATCCTAGAAGCAGAGCAACCGTTGGTGTAGTTGCAGGTGGAGGAAGAAAAGATAAACCATTCCTCAAAGCTGGTAACAGATACCACGCACTCAAAGCTAAAGGTAAGAAAATGATGACTGTAAGAGGAGTTGCAATGAACGCTGTAGATCACCCACACGGTGGAGGTAACAGACAACATCCAGGAAGACCTACTACTATCTCAAGACACGCACCTGCAGGTAGAAAAGTTGGTTCCATAGCAGCTAAACGTACAGGTAAAAGACGATAG
- a CDS encoding 30S ribosomal protein S19, with amino-acid sequence MARKIFKFRGFTLEELQEKSLDEIIELLPSRQRRSLKRGFLPRQQKVLDKIEKVKNMKNEDGRPIVIKTHCRDMIVLPNMVGLTFGIYNGREFVEVTIKPEMIGCYFGEFAQTRGRVQHGDPGMGATRSSMFVPLK; translated from the coding sequence TTGGCTCGTAAGATATTTAAATTTAGAGGATTTACTCTTGAAGAGCTTCAAGAAAAGTCACTTGATGAAATTATAGAATTATTACCATCAAGACAAAGAAGATCTCTTAAAAGAGGATTTTTACCAAGACAACAAAAAGTTCTTGATAAAATAGAAAAAGTTAAAAACATGAAAAATGAAGATGGAAGACCAATAGTTATCAAAACACATTGTCGTGATATGATCGTACTTCCAAACATGGTAGGATTAACATTCGGTATTTACAACGGACGCGAATTTGTAGAAGTTACAATTAAACCAGAAATGATCGGATGCTACTTTGGTGAATTTGCACAAACACGTGGAAGAGTACAACACGGTGACCCAGGTATGGGAGCTACAAGATCTTCAATGTTCGTACCACTTAAATAG
- a CDS encoding 50S ribosomal protein L22 — protein MAKKNTYSYQAKADEKIAKASGHNLKISPKHSVEICRSIRNMYLEDAKAFLEDVIAKKAVVPFKRHNKKVGHRSDLKGWPSGRYPVKAAAAILKVLENAEANAENMELDVENLKLVHASANRGVIIRGWTPRAFGRASPSNTPTTHIQIVLGEA, from the coding sequence ATGGCTAAGAAAAACACATATTCATATCAAGCAAAAGCTGATGAAAAAATTGCAAAAGCTTCAGGTCACAATCTTAAAATATCTCCAAAACACTCAGTGGAAATATGTAGATCTATTCGTAACATGTACTTAGAAGATGCTAAAGCATTCTTAGAAGATGTAATTGCTAAAAAAGCAGTTGTACCTTTCAAAAGACACAACAAAAAAGTTGGTCACAGATCAGACTTAAAAGGATGGCCTTCAGGAAGATACCCTGTTAAAGCAGCAGCAGCTATCTTAAAAGTTTTAGAAAATGCAGAAGCTAATGCAGAAAACATGGAATTAGATGTAGAAAACTTAAAATTAGTTCATGCATCTGCAAACAGAGGAGTAATCATAAGAGGTTGGACTCCAAGAGCATTTGGAAGAGCAAGCCCTTCAAATACACCTACTACTCACATTCAAATCGTATTAGGGGAGGCATAA
- a CDS encoding 30S ribosomal protein S3 has protein sequence MIEKDFVKEGLKRTRIDEYLEEKLERAGYGGMDIQVTPVGTMVIVYAEKPGMVIGRGGKTVRSITKTLKNNFDLENPQVEVKEVEVPELNPRIMAHKIVAMLQRGMQFRRVAYSIIRRIMSAGAQGVEVTISGKIRGSRSACAKFNDGYIKKCGEPSIKHVKEGFATVQLKPGVLGIYVRIMPPEVILPDNIQISEPEEVEEAAVEAPVEAAEAEETIQEEITGEDILEELAEESEVEEITEEDIETVEE, from the coding sequence ATGATTGAAAAAGATTTCGTTAAAGAAGGACTAAAAAGAACACGAATAGATGAATATCTTGAAGAAAAACTCGAAAGAGCAGGTTACGGTGGAATGGATATTCAAGTAACACCTGTAGGAACTATGGTTATTGTTTATGCTGAAAAACCTGGTATGGTTATCGGTAGAGGTGGAAAAACTGTAAGATCAATTACAAAAACACTTAAAAACAATTTCGACCTAGAAAACCCACAAGTTGAAGTTAAAGAAGTAGAAGTTCCTGAATTAAATCCTAGAATTATGGCTCACAAAATCGTTGCAATGCTTCAAAGAGGTATGCAATTCAGAAGAGTAGCATATTCAATTATTAGAAGAATTATGTCTGCTGGAGCTCAAGGGGTAGAAGTAACAATTTCTGGAAAAATCAGAGGTTCAAGATCAGCATGTGCTAAATTCAATGATGGATACATCAAAAAATGTGGAGAACCTTCAATTAAACACGTAAAAGAAGGATTTGCTACAGTACAATTAAAACCTGGTGTTCTTGGAATTTATGTAAGAATCATGCCACCTGAAGTAATTTTACCTGATAATATACAAATCAGTGAACCTGAAGAAGTTGAAGAAGCAGCAGTTGAAGCACCTGTAGAAGCTGCAGAAGCTGAAGAAACAATTCAAGAAGAAATCACTGGTGAAGATATTTTAGAAGAACTTGCAGAAGAATCTGAAGTTGAAGAAATTACTGAAGAAGATATCGAAACAGTAGAAGAATAA
- the rpmC gene encoding 50S ribosomal protein L29 encodes MVILRSKELRDLSADELQAKLNELHAEYDTLIGKASVSGVDNPGKIRETRRTIARVLTIMNENKQQGE; translated from the coding sequence ATGGTTATTTTAAGAAGTAAAGAGTTAAGAGATTTAAGCGCTGATGAACTTCAGGCTAAATTAAACGAACTTCATGCTGAATACGATACCTTAATTGGTAAAGCATCAGTTTCTGGAGTAGATAATCCTGGTAAAATTAGAGAAACCAGAAGAACTATTGCCCGTGTTCTTACTATAATGAATGAAAACAAACAACAGGGAGAATAA
- the yciH gene encoding stress response translation initiation inhibitor YciH yields MKICEICGLPEDLCVCEEIAREVQKVKVYTVRRRFGKLMTIVEGIDEHDIDIRELTKTLKSKCACGGTSKKGQIELQGDHKRKVKEVLAGMGFSSDTIEIK; encoded by the coding sequence ATGAAAATCTGTGAAATATGCGGTCTTCCAGAAGATCTATGTGTCTGTGAAGAAATAGCACGTGAAGTTCAGAAAGTTAAAGTATATACTGTACGTCGTCGATTTGGTAAACTTATGACTATAGTTGAAGGTATTGATGAACATGATATAGATATACGTGAGTTAACAAAAACTCTTAAATCTAAATGTGCTTGTGGAGGTACTTCCAAAAAAGGTCAAATTGAACTTCAAGGAGACCATAAACGTAAAGTTAAAGAAGTACTTGCAGGAATGGGATTTTCCTCAGATACTATAGAAATAAAATAG
- the rnp1 gene encoding ribonuclease P protein component 1, which translates to MITPQNVFRHELIGLTVEVTDSNHKQNIGIKGKIIDETRNTIVVDTGSQEKQLIKDTVVFTLYLPENKKVSVDGKYIVARPEDRIKKKFKKIR; encoded by the coding sequence ATGATAACTCCACAAAATGTATTCCGACATGAACTTATAGGTTTGACTGTTGAAGTTACAGACAGTAACCATAAGCAAAACATAGGAATTAAAGGGAAAATTATTGATGAAACTCGTAATACAATCGTTGTAGATACGGGTAGCCAGGAGAAACAACTTATTAAGGATACGGTAGTATTTACATTATACTTACCTGAAAATAAGAAGGTTTCTGTTGATGGAAAATATATAGTAGCCCGCCCTGAAGACCGGATAAAGAAGAAATTTAAGAAAATTAGGTGA
- a CDS encoding 30S ribosomal protein S17 — translation MVGINVEQPEKECQDPNCPFHGELSVRGQVIEGTVTSDKADRTITVERSFYKYIKKFERYEKRKSKIQAHKPDCIDVKVGDSVKIAECRQLSKTKHFVLVEVKKGE, via the coding sequence ATGGTAGGCATTAACGTAGAGCAACCAGAAAAAGAATGTCAAGATCCTAACTGTCCATTTCACGGTGAACTCTCTGTAAGAGGTCAAGTTATAGAAGGAACAGTTACTAGTGACAAGGCAGATCGTACAATTACTGTAGAAAGAAGTTTTTACAAGTATATTAAAAAATTCGAAAGATACGAAAAAAGAAAATCTAAAATACAAGCACATAAACCAGATTGTATTGATGTTAAAGTTGGAGATTCTGTTAAAATTGCAGAATGCAGACAACTTAGTAAAACTAAACATTTTGTGCTAGTTGAAGTTAAAAAAGGAGAATAA
- a CDS encoding 50S ribosomal protein L14, which yields MKAITSSVSKSLPIGARLKCVDNTGAREVEIISVKGFKGVRRRLATAGVGDMVVVSVKKGTADMRREVTTAVIVRQKKEYRRADGLRVKFEDNAAVIITEDGVLKGSEIREPVAKEAADLWPAIGSAASIIV from the coding sequence ATGAAAGCAATTACATCAAGCGTCTCCAAATCACTTCCAATCGGTGCTAGACTTAAATGTGTAGATAATACTGGTGCACGTGAAGTAGAAATTATTTCCGTAAAAGGATTTAAAGGAGTAAGAAGAAGACTTGCTACAGCTGGAGTAGGTGACATGGTAGTAGTTTCAGTTAAGAAAGGAACTGCTGACATGAGAAGAGAAGTAACAACCGCAGTAATAGTTCGTCAGAAAAAAGAATACAGACGTGCTGATGGTCTAAGAGTTAAATTCGAAGACAATGCAGCTGTAATTATTACAGAAGATGGTGTACTTAAAGGTTCAGAAATCAGAGAACCTGTAGCAAAAGAAGCTGCAGATCTTTGGCCAGCAATTGGTAGTGCTGCAAGTATAATTGTATAA
- the rplX gene encoding 50S ribosomal protein L24 — protein MSKQPRKQRKALYTAPLHKRHNSMSVHLSNALKDEFNRRSFPVRKGDKVEIVRGDFKGTEGKVEGIDLKNYRVLVDGASSQKQDGSKLYQPIHPSNLVLTEIYLDDERRNDALNRKL, from the coding sequence ATGTCAAAACAACCAAGAAAACAACGTAAAGCATTATATACAGCACCACTACATAAACGTCACAACTCAATGAGTGTACACTTATCAAACGCTCTTAAAGATGAATTCAACAGAAGATCATTCCCTGTAAGAAAAGGGGACAAAGTTGAAATAGTACGTGGTGACTTTAAAGGAACTGAAGGAAAAGTTGAAGGAATAGATCTTAAAAATTACCGTGTTCTTGTTGATGGTGCATCAAGTCAAAAACAAGATGGATCTAAATTATATCAACCAATTCACCCATCAAACTTAGTTCTAACAGAAATTTATTTAGATGATGAAAGAAGAAACGATGCATTAAATAGGAAGTTATAA
- a CDS encoding 30S ribosomal protein S4e: MANMGSRKHLKRFKAPKMWPIHKKEETWTTKTSAGPHALNESIPLVMVLREILGLAKNTREAKIILNNGDVLVDGTARKDHRFPVGFMDVIAIPKINKYYRMLQDEKARLVLKEIEEKDSTFKLASIKDKTTVKGGKTQLNLHDGRNVLTDDEYSTKDVLLLSIPDQKISDSIEFKEGAIGLITGGKHTGEIGQIKEINVTKSSKSNTVLMETEEGSFLTLEQYVFVVGNDKPVISLLGDD, from the coding sequence ATGGCAAATATGGGATCAAGAAAACACTTAAAAAGATTCAAAGCACCTAAAATGTGGCCTATTCACAAAAAAGAAGAAACTTGGACTACAAAAACAAGTGCAGGACCACACGCTTTAAACGAATCTATACCTCTTGTAATGGTATTAAGAGAAATTTTAGGATTAGCAAAAAACACACGTGAAGCTAAAATTATCTTAAACAATGGTGATGTATTAGTTGATGGTACAGCAAGAAAAGATCACAGATTCCCTGTAGGATTTATGGATGTTATTGCAATACCAAAAATCAATAAATACTACAGAATGTTACAAGATGAAAAAGCAAGATTAGTACTTAAAGAAATTGAAGAAAAAGATTCAACTTTCAAACTTGCAAGTATTAAGGATAAAACCACAGTTAAAGGTGGAAAAACACAACTTAACTTACACGATGGAAGAAATGTATTAACAGACGATGAATACAGTACAAAAGATGTTCTTTTATTAAGTATTCCTGATCAGAAAATCTCTGATTCAATTGAATTTAAAGAAGGAGCAATTGGTTTAATCACAGGTGGTAAACACACAGGTGAAATCGGACAAATTAAAGAAATCAATGTAACTAAATCTTCAAAATCAAACACAGTATTAATGGAAACTGAAGAAGGATCATTCTTAACCTTAGAACAATACGTATTTGTTGTTGGTAATGACAAACCTGTTATATCATTATTAGGAGATGACTAA
- a CDS encoding 50S ribosomal protein L5 produces the protein MNVMEKPYIAKATVNIGVGEGGEKLTRAEKLIETLVDQKPVRTYSKVTNPEFGIRKKQPIACKVTLRGEKADKIISMVLAGLENRIKASQFDKEGNVSFGIREHIDIPGVRYDPDIGIFGMDVSVTFQKPGHRIKERRLRPKKIPQAQRVTKEESMELMREKFQVTIEE, from the coding sequence ATGAATGTAATGGAAAAACCATACATTGCAAAAGCAACTGTAAACATTGGTGTAGGTGAAGGTGGAGAAAAACTTACAAGAGCAGAAAAATTAATTGAAACTCTTGTAGATCAAAAACCTGTAAGAACATACTCAAAAGTTACAAACCCTGAATTTGGTATCAGAAAAAAACAACCAATCGCATGTAAAGTAACTTTAAGAGGAGAAAAAGCTGACAAAATTATATCAATGGTTTTAGCTGGACTTGAAAATAGAATAAAAGCTTCTCAATTCGATAAAGAAGGAAATGTATCCTTCGGTATCAGAGAACATATTGATATTCCAGGTGTAAGATACGACCCTGATATAGGAATTTTCGGTATGGATGTTTCTGTAACATTCCAAAAACCAGGTCACAGAATCAAAGAAAGAAGATTAAGACCTAAAAAAATACCACAAGCACAAAGAGTTACAAAAGAAGAATCAATGGAATTAATGAGAGAAAAATTCCAAGTAACCATAGAAGAATAG
- a CDS encoding 30S ribosomal protein S14 encodes MIIVAKKYGKAARKCSRCGDHSAIVRRYGLNLCRQCFREIAPKIGFKKYN; translated from the coding sequence GTGATTATTGTGGCAAAAAAATACGGAAAAGCAGCAAGAAAATGTAGTCGATGTGGAGATCATTCTGCTATTGTAAGAAGATACGGATTAAACTTATGCCGTCAATGCTTTAGAGAAATAGCTCCAAAAATCGGATTTAAAAAATACAACTAG
- a CDS encoding 30S ribosomal protein S8 yields MSLMDPLADALTNIRNNELQGNNKCVIKPASKLIGRVLDTMQKENYIGNFELVDDGKAGIFNVELNGNINKCGVIKPRHAVKNTEFEDYEKRYLPAKNFGILIVTTPQGVMTHHEAKEAGIGGRLLVYVY; encoded by the coding sequence ATGTCTCTTATGGATCCTCTTGCAGATGCACTAACAAACATCAGAAACAATGAGTTACAAGGTAATAACAAATGTGTTATTAAACCTGCATCAAAACTTATTGGTCGTGTATTAGACACAATGCAAAAGGAAAATTATATAGGTAATTTTGAATTAGTTGATGATGGTAAAGCTGGTATATTCAATGTTGAATTAAATGGTAACATAAACAAATGTGGAGTTATCAAACCACGTCACGCTGTAAAAAATACAGAATTCGAAGATTATGAGAAAAGATACTTACCAGCAAAAAACTTTGGTATACTAATTGTAACAACACCTCAAGGTGTAATGACTCACCACGAAGCTAAAGAAGCAGGTATTGGTGGAAGATTATTAGTATATGTTTATTAA
- a CDS encoding 50S ribosomal protein L6 produces the protein MVKLANITETIPIPEGVTVDVSENADVTVKGNGGEIKRNFNHNNITISNDDENVTVYVAFPNKKDKAMVGTIRSHISNMIYGVKHGFTYKMKIVYAHFPMTVKVKGKLVTIDNFLGERHPRTAKIIGDDVKVSVKGDDVTITGINKENVGQTMANIEQATKIKGRDPRIFQDGIYLVDKKQEELEE, from the coding sequence ATGGTTAAATTAGCAAATATAACAGAGACAATCCCTATTCCTGAAGGAGTTACAGTTGATGTTTCAGAAAACGCAGATGTAACTGTAAAAGGTAATGGCGGAGAAATTAAGAGAAACTTCAACCATAATAATATTACCATATCTAACGATGATGAAAATGTTACAGTTTACGTAGCATTCCCAAATAAAAAAGATAAAGCTATGGTTGGAACTATCAGATCACACATATCAAACATGATATACGGTGTAAAACATGGTTTTACCTACAAAATGAAAATTGTTTACGCTCACTTCCCTATGACAGTGAAAGTAAAAGGTAAACTTGTAACAATCGACAACTTCCTAGGGGAAAGACATCCACGTACAGCAAAAATTATTGGTGACGATGTAAAAGTATCAGTTAAAGGTGACGATGTAACAATTACTGGTATTAACAAAGAAAATGTTGGTCAAACAATGGCAAACATTGAACAAGCTACCAAAATTAAAGGAAGAGATCCTCGTATATTCCAGGACGGAATTTACTTAGTGGACAAAAAACAGGAAGAATTAGAAGAATAA
- a CDS encoding 50S ribosomal protein L32e, which produces MTKKPTFKRQEYWRYKKLGDSYRRPRGKLSKRRRYQARKPAMARVGYRCPKATRGLHPSGYNDILVENVEQIKALNPESDAARIASSVGKRKRQLIEAEAKNLGVKLLN; this is translated from the coding sequence ATGACTAAAAAACCAACCTTCAAAAGACAAGAATATTGGAGATATAAAAAACTTGGTGATAGTTACCGTAGACCTAGAGGTAAACTAAGTAAAAGACGACGATACCAGGCAAGAAAACCTGCTATGGCTAGAGTTGGATACCGTTGTCCTAAAGCAACCAGAGGATTACATCCTTCAGGTTACAATGACATCCTAGTTGAAAACGTAGAACAAATCAAAGCTTTAAATCCTGAATCTGATGCAGCAAGAATTGCATCATCAGTAGGAAAAAGAAAAAGACAGTTAATTGAAGCAGAAGCTAAAAATTTAGGGGTAAAATTATTAAATTAA
- a CDS encoding 50S ribosomal protein L19e, with translation MNLTTQKKLAAKILKVGVNRVWIDPEHIEEVSRAITRDSIRALINDGIIKAKPVQGISSYRSKKNARQKSKGRRKGQGSRKGAKHARTPKKQAWMSTIRSLRVVLKDMRDNDEIDRTTYRKLYNMAKGGSFRSKSYMKTYAKDHGMLKEVEE, from the coding sequence ATGAATCTTACCACACAGAAAAAATTAGCTGCAAAAATCCTAAAAGTAGGAGTTAACAGGGTATGGATTGACCCAGAACACATCGAAGAAGTGTCAAGAGCAATCACAAGAGACAGTATCAGAGCTTTGATTAATGATGGAATTATCAAAGCAAAACCTGTTCAAGGAATAAGCAGTTACAGAAGCAAAAAGAACGCTAGACAAAAAAGTAAAGGTAGAAGAAAAGGTCAAGGTAGTAGAAAAGGGGCAAAACACGCAAGAACTCCTAAGAAACAAGCATGGATGAGTACCATCCGTTCATTAAGAGTTGTTCTCAAAGACATGCGTGACAATGATGAAATTGACAGAACTACTTACCGTAAATTATATAACATGGCAAAAGGTGGATCATTCAGAAGTAAGTCTTACATGAAAACTTATGCTAAAGATCACGGAATGCTCAAAGAAGTGGAGGAATAG
- a CDS encoding 50S ribosomal protein L18 — protein sequence MARSATYKVHFKRRREGKTNYNQRYRLVDLDKTRMVVRVTSNHTIVQLVKIGENGDETLVSANSKQLKQYGWLGNGKNTSAAYLTGYLFGKKALAEGYDETILDIGLQPSIRGTKIYATLKGVLDAGVYVPHNEVVLPEESRIRGEHIAEYAKSMDDEEKNAKFANYIRCGLSPEEIPDHFESVKSKIDEATQ from the coding sequence GTGGCACGTAGCGCAACTTATAAAGTACATTTCAAAAGAAGAAGAGAAGGAAAAACTAACTATAATCAAAGATATAGATTAGTAGATCTTGATAAGACAAGAATGGTTGTTAGAGTTACTTCTAATCATACTATTGTACAACTTGTAAAAATCGGAGAAAACGGTGACGAAACATTAGTTTCAGCTAACTCCAAACAATTAAAACAATACGGATGGTTAGGTAATGGTAAAAACACATCTGCTGCTTACTTAACTGGTTACTTATTCGGTAAAAAAGCATTAGCTGAAGGATATGATGAAACAATACTTGATATTGGTCTTCAACCATCAATCAGAGGTACAAAAATTTATGCAACACTCAAAGGAGTTCTTGATGCAGGAGTTTACGTACCACACAACGAAGTTGTATTACCTGAAGAATCCAGAATCAGAGGAGAACATATTGCAGAATATGCAAAAAGCATGGATGATGAAGAGAAAAATGCTAAATTCGCTAACTACATAAGATGTGGATTATCTCCAGAAGAAATACCAGATCATTTTGAAAGCGTAAAAAGTAAAATAGATGAGGCAACACAATGA
- a CDS encoding 30S ribosomal protein S5, producing the protein MSKRSNRSNNKNNSNRFNIEAWEPKTELGRKVKDGEITDIDQILDKGLPIMELEIVDALLPDLEEEVMDVNLVQRMHKSGRKVNFRVIVAVGNRNGYVGLGEGKSQEVGPAIRKAVDEAKYNLIKVRRGCGDWGCGCGRQHTVPYKVEGKRSSVNVTLMPAPAGVGLAIGDVGKTILSLAGIADVWSMTRGQTQTTINFAGAVFDALKVLSSVKTSEDDLKALGVI; encoded by the coding sequence ATGAGCAAAAGATCAAATAGATCAAACAACAAGAACAACTCTAATAGATTCAATATTGAAGCATGGGAACCTAAAACCGAACTTGGACGTAAAGTAAAAGACGGTGAAATTACAGATATTGATCAAATATTAGACAAAGGACTTCCAATAATGGAATTAGAAATTGTTGACGCACTATTACCAGATCTTGAAGAAGAAGTTATGGATGTTAACCTTGTTCAAAGAATGCACAAATCTGGTAGAAAAGTTAACTTTAGAGTAATTGTAGCTGTAGGAAACAGAAACGGATATGTAGGTCTTGGAGAAGGTAAATCTCAAGAAGTAGGACCAGCTATCAGAAAAGCTGTAGACGAAGCTAAATACAACCTTATTAAAGTTCGAAGAGGTTGCGGTGACTGGGGTTGTGGATGTGGAAGACAACACACAGTACCTTACAAAGTTGAAGGTAAAAGAAGCAGTGTAAATGTTACACTTATGCCAGCACCAGCAGGAGTAGGACTTGCAATAGGAGATGTAGGAAAAACAATATTATCACTTGCAGGAATAGCAGATGTATGGTCCATGACACGTGGACAAACACAGACTACAATCAACTTCGCAGGTGCAGTATTTGATGCTCTTAAAGTTCTATCAAGTGTAAAAACAAGTGAAGATGATCTTAAAGCTCTTGGAGTAATATAA